A genomic segment from Yimella sp. cx-51 encodes:
- a CDS encoding GntR family transcriptional regulator, which yields MITIDRESHQATYEQICSQVAEGVRDGSFAVGSKLPTVRGLAATLGIAPGTVAKAYTELERCGLIVTRGRAGTFIAAGQDSAAQELQLAARELVQRVRRWNPSRAEVLAAVTVALAHENIV from the coding sequence GTGATCACAATTGACAGGGAGAGCCACCAGGCTACGTATGAGCAGATCTGTTCGCAGGTGGCCGAAGGAGTGCGGGATGGTTCTTTCGCCGTCGGCAGCAAGCTCCCCACTGTGCGGGGCCTCGCCGCGACCCTGGGCATCGCACCTGGAACGGTCGCCAAGGCGTACACAGAACTCGAACGCTGTGGGCTCATCGTGACGCGTGGCCGAGCCGGCACCTTCATCGCCGCGGGGCAGGATTCGGCAGCTCAGGAGCTGCAGTTGGCGGCCCGCGAACTCGTTCAGCGCGTGCGTCGCTGGAACCCCAGCCGGGCCGAAGTGCTCGCGGCTGTGACGGTCGCCCTGGCTCACGAAAACATTGTGTGA
- a CDS encoding trimeric intracellular cation channel family protein has product MDNSLGDIIRVVDLVGVAVNGLLGGEIARRERLDPVGFAVLAILSGLGGGLIRDTLLQKGTPVALTDPYYLVVAIAAAAVAFVLRFEGDLWNRIYPWFDGLALGTWAAVGTQKSLGFGLGVLPALLLGTVTAVGGGMVRDIVLARRPAFLGGNTLYATCAIIASGVAILLNGLVTPEVGILAATAIGAPMVVVAKARGWRLPGESAREGVRAIRRRYPRER; this is encoded by the coding sequence GTGGACAACAGTCTCGGCGACATCATTCGCGTCGTCGATCTGGTCGGCGTGGCAGTGAACGGCCTGTTGGGCGGTGAGATCGCCCGTCGCGAGCGTCTGGACCCCGTCGGCTTCGCGGTGCTGGCGATCCTCTCCGGGCTCGGCGGAGGTCTGATCCGCGACACCCTGCTGCAGAAGGGCACGCCGGTCGCTCTCACCGACCCGTACTACCTCGTCGTGGCGATCGCCGCGGCGGCCGTTGCCTTCGTCCTGCGTTTCGAGGGCGACCTGTGGAACCGCATCTACCCCTGGTTCGACGGACTGGCCCTCGGCACTTGGGCCGCGGTCGGCACCCAGAAATCGCTCGGCTTCGGCCTCGGCGTGCTCCCTGCACTCCTGCTGGGCACGGTCACCGCAGTCGGCGGCGGGATGGTGCGGGACATCGTCCTCGCCAGACGTCCGGCATTCCTCGGCGGAAACACCCTCTACGCGACCTGCGCGATCATCGCCAGCGGCGTGGCGATCCTGCTCAACGGTCTGGTCACCCCGGAGGTCGGCATCCTCGCGGCGACCGCGATCGGCGCGCCGATGGTGGTTGTCGCCAAGGCCCGCGGTTGGCGTCTTCCGGGAGAGTCGGCCCGAGAGGGCGTGCGAGCGATCCGACGACGCTACCCACGCGAGCGCTGA
- a CDS encoding FAD-binding oxidoreductase, with the protein MQLLDALHDHEIDAAAMSDTFDGADVAVTVRPTTTQEVSTALRLAHERGASVLVCGHGTKQTWGGPAGTTDVLLDMSTMDQVLEHQPGDLIVSAQAGCPLADVQQLCGQAKQRLALDEMVPGSTVGGAIATNPSGPLRVLAGTMRDLLIGITLVLADGTIAHAGGKVVKNVAGYDLGKLLVGSYGTLAVVTEATFRLHPVPAAFRWVTADVPLDRLSEVLAAALHTQDAPSAIEIRCESTESAQLALLLEGTEEGVAARAARVATDLGGAEGDEPAWARTHPWTVGEQTGLKITAQLSAVPAVARTAAQMGWIVQGSAGAGVLYAARESASAADVSAALDSLRRAARGGSVIVLDAPRQIRETVDIWGPIPAVAVMQQVKDQFDPSHSLAAGRFVGGI; encoded by the coding sequence ATGCAACTGCTGGACGCACTGCACGACCACGAAATCGACGCTGCAGCCATGTCGGACACCTTCGACGGAGCCGACGTTGCGGTGACCGTGCGGCCGACCACGACTCAGGAGGTGTCGACGGCACTCCGTCTCGCACACGAGCGGGGCGCTTCGGTTCTCGTGTGCGGACACGGCACCAAACAGACCTGGGGTGGCCCGGCAGGCACCACCGACGTCCTGCTCGATATGTCGACGATGGACCAAGTGCTTGAGCACCAGCCTGGCGACCTCATCGTCAGCGCACAAGCAGGCTGCCCACTCGCCGACGTCCAGCAACTGTGCGGGCAGGCGAAGCAGCGATTGGCGCTGGATGAGATGGTGCCCGGCTCGACGGTCGGCGGCGCCATTGCCACGAATCCGAGCGGGCCGCTACGTGTGCTTGCCGGGACGATGCGCGATCTGCTGATCGGCATCACCCTCGTGCTGGCCGACGGCACGATCGCCCACGCCGGAGGCAAGGTTGTGAAGAACGTCGCCGGTTACGACCTCGGCAAACTGCTCGTGGGGTCGTACGGCACCCTCGCCGTCGTCACCGAGGCGACCTTCCGCCTCCACCCAGTTCCGGCGGCGTTCCGGTGGGTGACGGCGGACGTCCCGCTCGACCGGTTGAGCGAGGTGCTCGCGGCGGCACTGCACACCCAGGACGCCCCCAGTGCAATCGAGATCCGTTGCGAGTCAACCGAATCAGCTCAACTTGCGCTGTTGCTCGAAGGCACCGAAGAGGGTGTCGCCGCCCGCGCTGCTCGCGTGGCGACCGATCTGGGCGGCGCCGAAGGCGACGAGCCGGCCTGGGCCCGCACCCACCCATGGACAGTCGGAGAACAGACCGGCCTGAAGATCACGGCGCAACTCTCAGCCGTGCCCGCTGTCGCCCGAACCGCAGCGCAGATGGGATGGATCGTGCAGGGATCGGCAGGCGCCGGAGTGCTCTACGCCGCCCGGGAGTCTGCGAGCGCCGCCGACGTGAGCGCTGCATTGGACAGCCTGCGCCGCGCGGCCCGGGGCGGGAGCGTCATCGTGCTCGACGCACCTCGCCAGATCCGCGAAACCGTCGACATCTGGGGACCGATTCCCGCCGTGGCCGTGATGCAGCAGGTGAAGGACCAGTTCGACCCGAGCCATTCCCTGGCCGCGGGCAGATTCGTGGGAGGCATCTGA
- a CDS encoding acyl-CoA dehydrogenase family protein: MTLQSKPSIADRGQAFGMRLITRAGGLDALKNPVLRGKVEKVLYRSAKTGFKAQTVAGRAFTKKPGGADASRPRPTKPRREFDLTPTDDQQMIQEAARELADQVLGPAAAGADAERTVPVQVFEQAAAMGMTLLGVPADLGGVAEERSAVTSALVLEELARGDMGVAVAIMSSAAVANALANYGDSSQQATFLPAFTDEKEPATGAIALQEAQPLFDPLAPRTTATREGDELVVNGAKSLVVGATTADLFIVSAMLDGEARMIIVEPGTDGLSTSDDPAMGIRAAHTGVLHLEQVRVPAANLLGTAQDHMDAVRRARLAWAAAAVGTGQAVLDQLKTYTVERKAFGEPIAHRQAVAFTVANIAIEVEALRLVVWRAAAQLDEGNDAAAADLIGQARALAARHATQVGSDGVQMLGGHGFVKEFDNERWFRDLRATGVLEGTLLV; this comes from the coding sequence ATGACGCTGCAGAGCAAGCCGTCCATCGCCGACCGAGGACAGGCGTTCGGTATGCGCCTGATCACCCGGGCCGGTGGACTCGACGCACTGAAGAACCCGGTGCTGCGCGGCAAGGTGGAGAAAGTGCTCTACCGCAGTGCGAAGACCGGCTTCAAGGCACAGACGGTCGCCGGACGCGCGTTCACCAAAAAACCCGGCGGCGCCGATGCCTCGCGGCCACGGCCGACCAAGCCGCGCCGCGAGTTCGACCTCACCCCCACCGACGATCAGCAGATGATCCAGGAGGCGGCGCGCGAGTTGGCCGACCAGGTGCTTGGCCCAGCTGCTGCGGGCGCCGACGCCGAACGTACCGTGCCCGTGCAGGTATTCGAACAGGCCGCTGCCATGGGCATGACCCTGCTGGGCGTACCCGCTGACCTCGGCGGCGTCGCCGAAGAGCGCTCAGCGGTGACCAGCGCCCTCGTGCTCGAAGAGCTCGCGCGCGGTGACATGGGTGTGGCCGTGGCGATCATGTCGAGCGCAGCCGTCGCGAACGCGCTTGCGAACTACGGAGATTCGAGCCAGCAGGCCACCTTCCTGCCGGCGTTCACCGACGAGAAGGAGCCGGCCACCGGGGCGATCGCGCTGCAGGAAGCGCAGCCACTCTTCGACCCGCTGGCCCCGCGGACGACGGCCACCCGCGAAGGCGACGAGCTGGTCGTCAACGGGGCGAAGTCGTTGGTGGTCGGCGCCACAACAGCCGACCTCTTCATCGTCTCGGCGATGCTCGACGGTGAGGCACGGATGATCATCGTCGAGCCGGGCACCGATGGCCTGTCGACCTCCGACGACCCCGCCATGGGCATCCGTGCGGCACACACCGGGGTGCTCCACCTGGAGCAGGTGCGGGTTCCGGCGGCGAACCTGCTCGGCACCGCGCAGGACCACATGGACGCTGTGCGACGAGCCCGACTGGCCTGGGCAGCGGCTGCCGTCGGCACGGGACAAGCCGTGTTGGATCAGCTCAAGACCTACACCGTCGAACGCAAGGCCTTCGGCGAACCCATCGCGCATCGGCAGGCCGTCGCCTTCACGGTGGCCAATATCGCGATCGAGGTGGAGGCCCTGCGTCTGGTCGTCTGGCGGGCGGCCGCCCAACTGGACGAGGGCAACGATGCGGCCGCCGCCGATCTCATCGGTCAGGCGCGCGCCCTGGCTGCGCGCCACGCGACCCAGGTGGGCAGTGATGGCGTCCAGATGCTCGGCGGGCACGGCTTCGTCAAGGAATTCGACAACGAGCGCTGGTTCCGCGACCTGCGCGCTACCGGCGTGCTCGAGGGCACGCTGCTGGTCTGA
- a CDS encoding (Fe-S)-binding protein has product MESISPDERTAVPTGGFDDHNPPDPALLADCVHCGFCLPTCPTYVLWGEEMDSPRGRIHLMKSVDEGAPLDSTIGGHIDACLGCMACVTSCPSGVQYDRLLEQMRPQVERHVERSRADRALRTAVFKLFPYPRRLKALRGPLRLTQRVGLDRALANSTLLERISPSLAMLQKLTPALTKPEQLSERIPAVGTKRATVALLTGCVQDAFFSGVNASTARVLAAEGCEVIVPRGQGCCGALSGHSGREDEAAGFAEQLIAAFDQYEVEYIVVNSAGCGSAMKEYEFLLTGADGGQGASTGHPRAREFSAKVRDFSELIAELGSVASYHPLPLTVAYHDACHLGHAQGVRAQPRALLKAIPGLDVKEIRDASICCGSAGIYNVLNPEPAKELGDAKARNVIDTGAALLVTANPGCIMQIALGVERAGGRIGTAHIATVLDHSLRAQPAGDLLK; this is encoded by the coding sequence ATGGAGTCCATCAGCCCGGACGAACGCACAGCCGTGCCGACCGGCGGTTTCGACGACCACAACCCGCCCGACCCGGCGTTGCTCGCCGATTGCGTGCACTGCGGCTTCTGCCTGCCGACCTGCCCCACGTACGTGCTCTGGGGTGAGGAGATGGACTCTCCCCGCGGCCGGATCCACCTGATGAAATCGGTGGACGAGGGAGCGCCGCTGGACAGCACGATCGGCGGACACATCGACGCCTGCCTCGGATGCATGGCCTGCGTCACCTCGTGTCCCAGCGGTGTGCAGTACGACCGTTTGTTGGAGCAGATGCGTCCGCAGGTGGAACGTCACGTCGAGCGGTCACGCGCCGACCGGGCCTTGCGCACTGCGGTCTTCAAGCTGTTCCCTTATCCCCGCCGCCTCAAGGCGCTGCGCGGACCACTGCGCCTGACCCAACGAGTCGGCCTCGATCGTGCCCTGGCGAATTCGACTCTGCTGGAACGCATTTCACCATCACTGGCGATGCTGCAGAAGCTGACCCCAGCGCTGACAAAGCCCGAGCAGCTGAGCGAACGCATCCCCGCGGTCGGCACGAAACGTGCCACCGTCGCGTTGCTCACCGGGTGTGTGCAGGACGCCTTCTTCTCCGGGGTCAACGCATCGACCGCCCGAGTGCTCGCGGCCGAGGGCTGCGAGGTGATCGTGCCGCGTGGCCAGGGCTGCTGCGGCGCACTGTCAGGGCACTCCGGACGTGAGGATGAGGCCGCGGGCTTCGCGGAGCAACTGATCGCCGCGTTCGACCAGTACGAGGTCGAGTACATCGTGGTCAACTCGGCCGGTTGCGGCAGCGCGATGAAGGAGTACGAGTTCCTGCTCACCGGCGCCGACGGCGGGCAAGGCGCATCAACAGGGCACCCACGCGCCCGGGAGTTCAGCGCCAAGGTGCGCGACTTCAGCGAGCTCATCGCAGAGCTCGGCTCGGTGGCGAGCTACCACCCGCTCCCGCTCACCGTCGCCTACCACGACGCCTGCCACCTCGGGCACGCCCAGGGAGTTCGCGCGCAGCCACGGGCCTTGCTCAAGGCGATCCCCGGCCTGGACGTCAAGGAGATCCGCGACGCCTCCATCTGCTGCGGCTCAGCCGGCATCTACAACGTGCTCAACCCCGAGCCCGCCAAGGAACTGGGCGATGCCAAGGCCCGCAATGTCATCGACACCGGCGCCGCGCTGCTGGTCACCGCCAACCCCGGCTGCATCATGCAGATCGCACTCGGTGTGGAGCGGGCAGGTGGGCGGATCGGCACCGCTCATATCGCCACCGTGCTCGATCACTCCTTGCGCGCACAACCAGCGGGAGACCTGCTGAAGTAG
- a CDS encoding FAD-linked oxidase C-terminal domain-containing protein, whose amino-acid sequence MNASQSAIAALTQRLKSQFPEGAVITDPARLDAYDCDGLLVHRVRPAVVVLAQDAEQVQQTVAACADMRVPFVARGSGTGLSGGALPHADGVLVVMSGFREIREVSAPDQRAVVDPGVINLSVTQASSPQGYYFAPDPSSQQICSIGGNVAENSGGAHCLKYGFTSNHVLAAEVVLPDGSAVTLGQRAPDAPGYDLLGAFVGSEGTLGVATEVTVRLLRTPETVQTFLAGFESTDAAGAATSAIIAAGIVPAAIEMMDALAIEAAEAAVACNYPRGAGAVLVVELDGPTAEVETESAQAQRLCREAGAFEIRLAADAEERAAIWRGRKSAFAAVGRISPDYIVQDGVIPRTKLSQVLHQMGELAETKGVRVANVFHAGDGNLHPLVLFDGAVPGQEARAEEVSGAILDLCLEHGGSITGEHGVGFDKAKHMPKMFTEIDLDTMQRVRCAFDPAGISNPGKIYPTPRLCGEVPRKHTADEPDRFAGRAEVF is encoded by the coding sequence ATGAACGCATCGCAATCGGCCATCGCCGCGCTCACCCAACGCCTGAAGTCGCAATTTCCTGAGGGCGCAGTGATCACTGATCCGGCCCGGTTGGACGCCTACGACTGCGACGGCCTGCTGGTACATCGGGTGCGCCCGGCCGTCGTGGTGCTCGCCCAGGACGCCGAGCAGGTGCAGCAGACAGTGGCAGCATGCGCAGACATGCGGGTGCCCTTCGTCGCCCGCGGCTCCGGCACGGGGCTCTCCGGCGGAGCCCTCCCCCACGCCGACGGCGTCCTGGTCGTGATGAGCGGATTCCGCGAGATCCGCGAGGTCTCGGCGCCCGACCAGCGTGCTGTCGTCGACCCCGGCGTCATCAACTTGTCTGTGACACAGGCAAGTTCACCCCAGGGTTACTACTTCGCGCCTGACCCCTCCAGCCAGCAGATCTGCTCGATCGGCGGCAATGTCGCCGAGAACTCCGGTGGCGCGCACTGTCTGAAGTATGGCTTCACCAGCAATCACGTACTGGCCGCCGAGGTGGTGCTGCCCGATGGCTCGGCGGTCACGCTCGGGCAACGGGCACCCGATGCTCCTGGCTATGACCTGCTCGGTGCATTCGTCGGCTCGGAGGGCACCTTGGGCGTCGCCACCGAGGTGACGGTGCGCCTGCTGCGCACTCCTGAAACTGTGCAGACCTTCCTCGCAGGATTCGAATCGACCGATGCCGCCGGCGCAGCCACCTCGGCGATCATCGCCGCCGGCATCGTCCCGGCTGCCATCGAGATGATGGATGCGCTCGCGATCGAAGCCGCCGAAGCAGCGGTGGCGTGCAACTACCCACGAGGGGCGGGAGCGGTGCTGGTCGTCGAGCTGGACGGCCCGACGGCCGAGGTCGAGACCGAATCTGCGCAGGCCCAACGGCTGTGCCGCGAAGCCGGCGCCTTCGAGATCCGGCTCGCCGCCGACGCTGAGGAGCGGGCCGCGATCTGGCGGGGGCGCAAGTCGGCGTTTGCGGCGGTCGGTCGCATCTCCCCCGACTACATCGTGCAGGACGGCGTGATCCCGCGGACGAAGCTGTCGCAGGTGCTGCACCAGATGGGCGAACTGGCCGAGACCAAGGGCGTGCGGGTGGCGAACGTCTTCCATGCCGGTGACGGCAATCTGCACCCGCTGGTGCTCTTCGACGGCGCGGTGCCCGGACAAGAGGCCCGTGCCGAAGAGGTGTCGGGCGCAATCCTCGACCTCTGCCTCGAACACGGCGGATCGATCACCGGTGAGCACGGCGTTGGCTTCGACAAGGCCAAGCACATGCCGAAGATGTTCACCGAGATCGACCTCGACACCATGCAGCGCGTGCGCTGCGCCTTCGACCCGGCCGGCATCTCCAACCCCGGCAAGATCTATCCAACCCCGCGACTGTGCGGCGAGGTGCCACGAAAGCACACTGCAGACGAACCCGACCGCTTCGCCGGCCGGGCGGAGGTCTTCTGA
- a CDS encoding acyl-CoA dehydrogenase family protein yields the protein MIDLEVPRKFKPLLKQAGALADEVFRPISRKYDRAEHEYPRELDLLSALIDGMGDSGASQGAGASGSAKAQTSAREDAEPKGVGSGRNTGKSNRNGTNLSSVLSIMETCRGDVGLTLSIPRQGLGNAAIAAVANEEQKARYGNRWAAMAITEPDTGSDSGAIRTTATKDGDEYVLNGEKIFVTAGERAELVVVWATLDRSLGKQAIKSFVVERSNPGMKLVRLEHKLGIRASDTAAFSLQECRVPAQDLLGDPEIRIEGGFGGAMQTFDNTRPLVAAMAVGLTRACLDTASELLRAEGVVVDPDRPLHVQSNAAARLLQFEAEFQAAYLLTLRAAWMADNGKPNSMEASMAKAKAGRTCVDVALGCVELCGASGYAETQLLEKWARDSKILDIFEGTQQIQLLVVARRLLQLSSTQLR from the coding sequence ATGATCGATCTCGAAGTTCCCCGTAAGTTCAAGCCACTGCTGAAGCAGGCGGGTGCACTCGCCGACGAGGTGTTCCGCCCGATCAGCCGTAAGTACGACCGAGCAGAGCACGAGTACCCGCGCGAACTCGACCTGCTGTCGGCTCTCATCGACGGCATGGGCGATTCGGGCGCGAGTCAGGGCGCCGGCGCCTCGGGCTCGGCCAAGGCCCAGACTTCTGCGCGAGAAGACGCCGAACCCAAGGGCGTCGGCTCAGGACGGAACACCGGCAAGTCCAACCGCAACGGCACCAATCTGTCGTCGGTGCTGTCGATCATGGAGACCTGCCGAGGGGACGTCGGCCTCACCCTCTCGATCCCCCGTCAGGGGCTCGGCAATGCCGCGATCGCGGCGGTCGCCAATGAGGAGCAGAAGGCGCGTTACGGCAACCGGTGGGCCGCCATGGCGATCACCGAACCCGACACCGGTTCCGACTCCGGCGCGATCCGTACCACGGCTACCAAGGACGGCGACGAGTACGTGCTCAACGGCGAGAAGATCTTCGTCACCGCCGGCGAGCGAGCGGAGCTCGTCGTGGTGTGGGCGACCCTGGATCGCTCCCTGGGCAAGCAGGCGATCAAGTCGTTCGTGGTCGAGCGGTCCAATCCCGGTATGAAGCTCGTGCGGTTGGAGCACAAGCTGGGCATCCGGGCCTCCGACACCGCGGCGTTCAGCCTGCAGGAATGCCGTGTGCCGGCACAGGATCTGCTCGGTGACCCCGAGATCCGGATCGAAGGTGGCTTCGGAGGCGCGATGCAGACCTTCGACAACACCCGCCCGTTGGTCGCGGCGATGGCGGTCGGCCTCACCCGCGCCTGCCTCGACACCGCGTCCGAGTTGCTCAGGGCCGAGGGGGTCGTGGTCGACCCCGATCGACCACTGCACGTGCAGAGCAATGCAGCCGCGCGCCTGCTGCAGTTCGAAGCGGAGTTCCAGGCTGCCTACCTGCTCACCCTGCGGGCCGCGTGGATGGCCGACAACGGCAAGCCCAACTCCATGGAGGCATCCATGGCGAAGGCGAAGGCCGGACGCACCTGCGTCGACGTCGCTCTTGGCTGCGTCGAACTCTGCGGTGCCTCCGGATACGCCGAGACGCAGCTGCTGGAGAAATGGGCCCGCGATTCGAAGATTCTGGACATCTTCGAAGGCACCCAACAGATTCAGCTCTTGGTCGTGGCGCGCAGACTGCTGCAGTTGAGTTCGACCCAATTGCGTTAG
- a CDS encoding ABC-F family ATP-binding cassette domain-containing protein, with product MGHIEANGIDYFLPDGRPLLGGVNLRVGEGAKVALVGPNGTGKTTLLRIISGELDAHDGAITRSGRIGVMPQFIGKVGRAGSQVTVRDLLLTVAPPAIRSAAAEVDRTELAIMEHDTEADQMAYAQALADWAEVGGYEWETAADVCTIAALSVPFEKAQWRDVNTLSGGEQKRLVLESLLRGPDEVLLLDEPDNYLDVPTKRWLEQQLLSSPKTVLFISHDRELLSTVATRIATLEPQAAGATCWIHPGSFTTYHQARLDRNARLEELRRRWDEEHLKLKTLVQTLKIKAAYNDGMAPRYHAAQTRLSKFEEAGPPEALPFDQKVTMRLRGGRTAKRAVVCERLELTGLMKPFDCEIWYGERVAVLGSNGSGKSHFLRLLAGGGSDPDVEHRPVGDVAPSPVEHTGNARLGARVRPGWFAQTHQHESLNERTLLDILHRGDDHREGMPREQASRVLDRYELARSGEQTFTSLSGGQQARFQILLLELSGATLLLLDEPTDNLDLHSAEALEDGLSQFEGTVIAVTHDRWFARGFDRYLVFGADGRVYETPEPVWDEGRVQRSR from the coding sequence GTGGGACACATCGAAGCAAACGGGATCGACTACTTCCTCCCGGACGGACGACCGCTGCTGGGCGGCGTGAATCTGCGCGTGGGCGAAGGAGCAAAGGTCGCCCTGGTCGGTCCGAACGGCACGGGCAAGACGACCCTGCTCCGCATCATTTCCGGTGAGCTCGACGCGCACGACGGGGCGATCACCCGCAGCGGGCGCATCGGGGTGATGCCGCAGTTCATCGGCAAGGTGGGCCGAGCCGGGTCACAGGTGACGGTGCGAGACCTACTGCTCACCGTCGCTCCCCCGGCAATCCGATCGGCAGCCGCCGAGGTCGATCGCACCGAGTTGGCGATCATGGAGCACGACACCGAGGCTGACCAGATGGCCTATGCCCAGGCGCTGGCCGACTGGGCAGAAGTCGGTGGTTACGAATGGGAGACGGCCGCAGACGTCTGCACGATCGCAGCGCTGTCGGTGCCTTTCGAAAAGGCACAATGGCGCGACGTCAACACCCTCAGCGGCGGCGAGCAGAAACGGCTCGTCCTGGAGTCGCTGCTCCGCGGTCCGGATGAGGTGCTGCTGCTCGACGAGCCGGACAACTACCTCGACGTGCCCACCAAACGATGGCTCGAGCAGCAATTGCTGAGTTCGCCCAAGACGGTGCTTTTCATCAGCCACGACCGGGAACTGCTCAGCACCGTCGCAACCCGCATCGCCACACTCGAACCACAGGCTGCAGGCGCCACATGTTGGATCCATCCCGGATCGTTCACGACCTATCACCAGGCCCGGCTCGATCGAAACGCCCGCCTGGAGGAGCTGCGTCGCCGCTGGGACGAGGAGCACCTCAAGCTGAAGACGCTGGTGCAGACGCTGAAGATCAAGGCGGCCTACAACGACGGGATGGCCCCGCGCTACCACGCCGCGCAGACCCGCCTGAGCAAGTTCGAGGAGGCCGGCCCGCCGGAGGCACTGCCCTTCGACCAGAAGGTGACGATGCGGCTGCGGGGTGGTCGCACGGCCAAGCGAGCCGTGGTGTGTGAGCGCCTCGAACTGACCGGTCTGATGAAGCCTTTCGACTGTGAGATCTGGTACGGCGAGCGGGTCGCCGTGCTGGGTTCGAACGGTTCCGGCAAGTCGCACTTCCTGCGCCTGCTGGCCGGAGGCGGCTCCGATCCCGATGTCGAGCACCGACCGGTCGGCGATGTAGCGCCCTCCCCGGTCGAACACACCGGCAACGCCCGTCTCGGGGCACGCGTCCGGCCCGGCTGGTTTGCCCAGACCCACCAGCACGAGTCGCTCAACGAACGAACGCTGCTCGACATCCTCCACCGCGGGGACGACCACCGCGAAGGCATGCCGCGCGAGCAGGCGTCCAGGGTGCTCGACCGGTACGAGTTGGCGCGCAGCGGCGAACAGACCTTCACATCACTGTCCGGCGGTCAGCAGGCGCGCTTCCAGATCCTGCTGCTCGAGCTCAGCGGCGCAACCCTGCTGCTGCTGGACGAACCGACCGACAACCTCGACCTGCACTCGGCGGAAGCCCTCGAGGACGGCCTCTCACAGTTCGAGGGCACGGTGATCGCCGTGACCCACGACCGTTGGTTCGCCCGCGGCTTCGACCGCTACCTCGTCTTCGGCGCCGACGGCCGGGTCTACGAGACACCTGAGCCGGTCTGGGACGAGGGCCGGGTGCAGCGGTCCCGCTGA
- a CDS encoding type II toxin-antitoxin system PemK/MazF family toxin, with protein MRLDLARVRTLARRILGPSSPPRSAAGQQSRPTTPPTRLRSGAGAYPGDHHGRPDFEYRPVPDGLPDPGEVVWTWVPYEEDHTQGKDRPVLLVGRDDTWLLGLPMTSKDHDRDAEQERAAGRHWFDLGSGPWDSRGRSSEVRLDRVLRVDGAFVRREGAVLDRERFEAVARAFDELPRP; from the coding sequence ATGCGTCTTGACCTCGCCCGCGTGCGCACGCTCGCGCGAAGAATTCTCGGCCCTTCTTCCCCACCTCGCTCCGCAGCTGGCCAACAGTCCCGCCCCACCACGCCGCCGACTCGGCTCCGCAGCGGTGCGGGTGCTTACCCCGGCGACCACCACGGACGGCCCGATTTCGAGTACCGCCCGGTGCCCGACGGACTACCTGACCCGGGCGAAGTGGTCTGGACCTGGGTGCCCTACGAGGAAGACCACACCCAGGGAAAGGACCGGCCCGTCCTCCTGGTGGGCCGAGACGACACCTGGCTGCTTGGACTGCCCATGACCAGCAAGGATCACGACCGGGACGCCGAGCAGGAACGTGCAGCCGGTCGGCACTGGTTCGACCTCGGCAGTGGTCCGTGGGATTCGCGCGGCCGATCCAGCGAGGTGCGCCTCGACCGCGTCCTTCGGGTGGACGGCGCCTTCGTGCGTCGCGAAGGCGCCGTGCTCGACCGCGAGCGCTTCGAGGCGGTGGCTCGCGCTTTCGACGAACTGCCTCGTCCCTGA